The segment TGCCTTGCAAAGATTTCGCTATAGTCATAATCATTTGCTATTGAAGTGATAACAGCAATATCAGTATTAAGGGCGATTGCAGGAAGACCTGGTCTTTCTCTTTTGAATCTATTCACAAATTCAGCAGCTATATGGGAGGCATCAGTTGCACTTCCACCATTTCCGAAAAGAATAAGTTTTTTTCCATGTTCAAAGGCGTTTGCAATAACTTTTGAGACCTCAATGATCTTATCGATGTTGTCTCTGAAAAAGGCTTCCTTTACAGATATGCTGTCCTGATAGGCCTTAATTATCTTATCTTTCATTAAAAAATGATACTCAATAAAAGATAATTATGTCAATATTCATTTA is part of the Thermodesulfovibrionales bacterium genome and harbors:
- a CDS encoding D-sedoheptulose 7-phosphate isomerase, whose amino-acid sequence is MKDKIIKAYQDSISVKEAFFRDNIDKIIEVSKVIANAFEHGKKLILFGNGGSATDASHIAAEFVNRFKRERPGLPAIALNTDIAVITSIANDYDYSEIFARQLKSLSDEGDVVIAISTSGNSANVLKAVDVAKKRKLKTVAFTGIKGVKLASKVNYAFVVPSDETPRIQETHITLGHILCQMVEEILFETPRKR